The window TTTGTTTCATTCCCTTCCTCCAACTCTACCACTTTATCGAtgcttagtttttctttcttgttgcaTTTTCCTTCGAATTTCAATTTCACCATGGACTCCAACGCCAAGTCGTGAGAGGAACAAGAATCAAGAACTTTTCCACCTGGGGGGATTAGCTCAATTGGTAGAGCACTCGATTAGCATGGGAGAGGTAGCGGGACCCATGCCTGCATCCTCCATGGTAGTTTTGTCCTCTGGCCTGCAGGCTATGCAGGACTTAAATGGGAATATCTCTAAATGTGTCTGGGAAAAAGTAAGTCAAGTCTTCATATCACCTTCAGTACCTGAAGTTCACAGATTGGCCCCTagatttctgattctgcttatttctctcTACATTAATTTAGGAAACTCTTTCcttttaaacaataatttttattgattctgtTTCTTACATGACCATAGTCTTCCATGTATGGTATCCCCCCTCCCAACTCTCCTTCAGAGTcattccataaaacaaataatggtttaTTTGGCTTTTAGAGAGGGGGAAATCAGCATAATTGATCAATAGATTGAAAAAGCCCCAAAACATGTGCAGCATAAAACATCTGTGGATCTCCCACTGCCACCAAGTTGTAGATTGGAAATGTTTTCTCATATGTCTTCACTTGAGTCTTGTTCGATCTTTATGATTTTGTAATGTCTACTTTTGATTCTTTGGTGGGTTCTTTCCATCTGTCTTTTGGAAATAAACTTCCTCATTCTTGAATTTTCTAAACTCACATTGTTTATGGAGCAAATTCTGTCTCTTGAGTATTGACCTTCAATCTATCTTATACTGACCTCCCTCTTGTATGCAGTTCCTTGCATGAATAttacaaaataacaaaactcCCTGTTCCCAAAATGAAGTTCATCACAATATAGAAGGGAAAAAGTCATGTATGGTAGTCACAGGCTGGGCTCCTCTCTGAAGGAAGTTTCCAGGCAAATGTCATACTCATCCTCTAGGGTTTCTTCATCCTCATCTGATATTGGGTCTATcgacaaaatattttcattcttagaGTTGAGGCCGATAGAAAATATAGGGATGAGAGGCTCTAAAAAGGAGCTGGTGAATGTATAGATATGACATCTCCTGTCTACATCATAAAACACTATATCTCCCATGTCATAATCCAGAAAGATCCCCACTTTGTAGAGTTTCCCTGTTAAGGGAATTCTGGTCCTAGGTATAGTACAGATTAGATAATAACTTTGTCTCAGACTCAAAAGCCAGTATCCAGTAGAACAACATGGTGCaactattccctttctttttacagaGTTCTCACAAAGACCAACATCCCAAGCAGAACTGTTTCCCACTGTCACTTCCCAATAATGTCTCCCAGACTTGAAGCTCTGAGTTGCTAGAACAGGACTACTTTGATCAGATTGTTCCACATCACAATACAACTTCTTCCATGCATCGTTTCCTCTCATTGTTTTCCTATCTGCGGATAAGATGATTCCAGGATGGGCAGTTTTAGGATCCAGAGTGATTTGCtctaaagaaacagaaatatcaacagttttaagcatttattacataaaaGTCCCCAAGCAGGGGTCATTAAAAAGAGAATGGCTCAGATCTTGATGGAAACTAAGAAGGCAATTAATAGAAGAAACCCAACATCTCAAATGGCTTTAGGGACTCAGGGGCTCATTGTCCATCCACAGCAATATTTAGGAGAGTCACTACAAGCCCCAAGTATCCCTGAAAAGGTGAAGAGGTCCACCAAGTAGATGAAGATAAGTTCTTGTGGTAGAATATGGACCTAATTAAATTCCATAGAGTTTGGAGTTTATCTAATGTTTCAGGGCAATCAGGCTTCATCTCCATGAAGGGTTCTTTCTGTGGACTAAAAATGTTTCACTGAGATGAGACACCATAATGTCTTGAGATGCAAATTTCATGTGTTTCACTACAGTCAGTAAATGTTCTCAGAATCCAAACAGCCACTGCTTGCACTTTGTTGGCACTGTCTGGATTCCAAAAACCAAAGAATtggaagggggtaaggggaagagtctgggaagggggtaaggggaagagTCTGGGATGACACTAAAAGATACCCCACTCACCCCTCACCTCACTGGAGAGagtgataaagaaatcaaatttacaTCTCTAAATTTCAGGCTATTCATCACATGTCACTGAGCAATCTGAAAACTCAAGCCACTTTCTTCTGGCCTTTTGCCAGAAGATGCTTTTGTTCTTAGACACTCTATGGCACTAAAGATCCACTGGCCTATTCTAACCAAGATACCTTTaattgtactatatctaatagtCTTACCTTCACTTTTGTGAAATTGAAAATAGATATTCCActctattttgtattattttcgatttcttatatattaatgATCATTACATATTAGTTGGTTTCCTCCTCTTAGCCTGTAACTTTGGTTGTCTCTTATGAAATTTGAAAATGGATATTTCGTGATTAATTATAGATTAAGAATTGTTTCTAATCAGAATCAACATTTCTGAATCAAATTCAAACTTGATTGTATAAGTTCTATTAGTCAAATCTGGAAGAggttaattttcttcttcttatgaACTAAAATCCAGCCACAAAAATTCTAACCTGTGAGCCTTTGCTGACCCAGAGGGGATAGGACTCAATATGGTGGTAAGATGTTTGTCTACCACAGGACTTTTGAAACCATGTTAGGAGTTCATCTGACATAAGCAGCACCAGTTAATCAGAAGTTAAATATATCTCTATAGTCACTGGGTAAATAGTATAAAAGAGTTGTCAGATTCCTCAAATACTGAAGAGTATTGGATCCAACTTAATGGTATTTCTTAATCATACACTAATACACTAATCATGGTCAGAAttttgtgccttagtttccctttGTCCCAATACTCTTCCTTATGATAAGCTCCACCTGGGTGTTCCCCTCCCCACCAAGGAGCTCTGATCTCTTAGTATAAACAAAACACCATTACTTTATAAGACAAAAGATCCCATTCCATTCTATTTCCTCCAGCAAATTTCCCCCCTCTATCATTCTCACTCTCATGATAATCTTCAGTTTCTCTCAGTCTATGGACTGATTTCTTGATTCCTACAACCTTGGCCTCCTCATCCACAAAATTCCTTGATCTTCCTTGCTAGATTGCattctatatttctcttcccttttttggcATTTTAGTCATAAAATGCTTTTGAAGTCTAACTACAATCAGTAActtcacttcctttcctttccttcttttcaattctttgcatTGTAGTTTCTGACCTCATTATTCAACAGGAACtgatttctccaaagttaccaatgattttttaattgtcaaatcaAAAGATTCTCCCTCGGCCATTTACATCTTCCCTGACTTTCTTAGACACTACTGTCTACCCTCCTTTTCTAGATATTCTTTAATCTCCAGGTTTTTGTAACATTTGCACTCCCTTCCTACCTGCCTAACtactctctccatctttcccagGGTCTCTTCAATCCTTCTTTACAGTTATCTGCAGCATTTCGCCGAACAGATGGTGAGTTCCATGAGACTAAgtactattgttattgttgccTTTATATCACCAGTACTTCACACAGTTccataaaaaggttttttttttttttacaaatggttTTGTACTTGATTTACATAGGGAAGCTCAGAATTTCCTGCATAAAAGGAGTCTCCatacaaaagcagaaaaaaaatgcctGAAGGGATTTTTAGGCAGTACCTGAAAATTCCATTTCATTGGAATAGCTTGGGCTGCGGGGGAAAGGGGCAATTAATGGATTATATTTCCAAATAACCAGAGAGAAAACCCACTCATTCACCAAGTTATCAGATCAGTACACTTACCATAGAATTTTGTCTTCATCAGTTTTCTCAGATTCAGGCTTCTTCTCAAAGGGGGATGGACCAATTTGAAGGATTGTACTACTTTGCACAGTTGTTGATTAGGCCAGAGATTCTTCAACTCAGAAACTCTCCGACACTCAGGACATGGAAAGCTATAGCCACCAGACAATTGAATGTGCTTGAGGATACAGTCTTTGCAGAAATTGTGACCACAGGCTATTGACATGGAATTTGTGAGCAACTCTAGGCAGATAGAACATTTGAGCTCTTCTGAAATACTTGAAATAAAACATGAGGCCATGattcttaaaaaggaaagagaagagaacaatTGGTTATTTACACAACAATAAGTTAAGGCTTTACTGAGCAAGACAAATTCATTCCATTGATACAAGGGAGAACAACAAACTCAAGACTTCTCTCAGAGCAATTGAAAATTCAAGGAAAGAAGCTACCCCTGAGTTTGTATCATAGAACCactcaaaatgatttattcaacAGAGTATTAGACATATAGACAAAAAGATCTGGATCAAATACTATCTaggatacttattagttgtgtgtgTCTGGAAAAGTCATAATCTCTCTAAGACTAAaattccctcatctgtcaaaaaaagaaaaggagagggagatggGCTATTACTACTATATGCCCATTTCTCCaggctgttgtgaagataaaattagatgatattttaatgaattttgcatactttttaaaaaatggatacaTAACTTTCATTTTTGGCACAGAATTGgtttaaaatatacaataatcaTAAAATTACACATAATGAAGCAGCTACTACTCAATTCTACTGCTCTCCCTCAAAGTCTCTTTCAGTCACTAGATATCACTAGATATACCCAAGGAATACATTAAACAACTAAGTAGTGCAATAGATAAGGTACtgcaccttttttattttatgtaatgtGATGTAATGTAAATGTAATGTTATGTAATGTAAAAAAggtaaccttttttattttatgactatttgtttttatttatatgttattttaattattttattttttaattattcaaatctggcctcagatatttattttcccccataTTTTTAATCacatgtaaagacaaattttgaccttcaattaaaaattttttttgcattctcaatttccccccttcttacctccccttttcctccccttccaaAAGTCAGTAATTTGATATATTATATAcccaatataatatataaaagaatattatatattaaatatatatttgatatatatgtgatacataatatatgtacaatcatgatattatattatatatgtacaatcatgtaaaacatgtttccattagtcttattgtaaaagaaaatacaaaaatgagctgggaaaaggaaatggcaaaccttttcagtatctttgtcaagaaaaccccaaatgggctcatgaagagtcagacttgaaTGAAGTGACTCAAAAACAACAACCCCATGATATCATAGAACATTTCTTCGGAATGCCTAAATCCATGCCTGACAAAAGTGATATGACAATAATAACACTTTCCTATACcacattaaagtttgcaaaatacattaaataatcCAGTTATTTTGATTTACTAAAAAGTCAACATTTTCAGAAATAGCCCTAACCTTTCTAAAACCTCTGATTTCAGTCTTTCCCTATGTCTGGAGCTcctcctcagtttcccaatttccAAGACTAAAGAGTCTATGATGATTCTTATTTTAAGATCTTATGTAGCTCCGCCCTACTCAATTGGCCCACCTTAAGTAGTTGCTAACTTATTCTCAAAGAATTTCTTGATTACATCTCTAAACTGTGGGAGGTGTCTCTTCTTGATTCCAGCAAACCTGAAGTCCacaaggcagttttctttgaatttttaatgaaatctatTTCATACAATGTGCTTAGTACTGAGTATGCTGAGGAGAAAAACCAAAGTCCTTGCCCTCAGAACTTATATTCTCCTGGAGACAAATAGGATAATTGTAAGCGAACACAaatttatggagagagagagagagagagagagagagagagagagagaagagagatgaagTACTACCAACTCATAACGATAAGCTTCCTCTTCAACTAGTCATTTTCCACCTCCTAGCCCAGCTCCCAGTGCAGCTCTCTGATCCACAGCTTGCTGCTAGTCCACTTTCCAATCCAGTTCCAACCCAACTCTAAATACCATGCAAAGGAACTGAGCTCATCTAAATTTAGCATTCTTGGGCATCAAGAAGCCTTCTCTTCACTCTGTACCAAGtaccctctcctctcctctcagtTTTCCACCGCTAGATGAGAGAAGGGTCATTTCATCAAGAGCTATATTGCCACTAGAACCTAGTACAATACAAAGAGATATATAGActagaaggggagagaagaaagaatacatcAGCAATTGGGGAAGAAGCAACATTGAAGCTCTCTTGCTGGGGAATCCCGGATTCAGGATCACAACCCTGCAAGTCCCGACCAGGATAGTTCCAGGCACAGCATCCTCTCCATGGGTGAAATTCCAATTTGGGTATTGATCTATGAAGACTTAAATAACACAGGGAACAAAGGTGGCTAAATGGCAGCAATACTGACTTCACTTTCTTGAGAGAATCCAGAAAGGGGACCAGTCCTGCCAGTCTGTCAAGAGTTAAGCTTTACTCCTGGAGTGGCTAGTTCCGTTATATAAATAATGGTGCATTTGGCCAGAATTCACCCAGAAAGGTGTTATTCAGCAGCTGCAAAATAGGGATGAATAATAGTTCATTGTACTGCAATTACCCCATGGACAGggagggaaactgagggccaagGACTATAGAATCTTTTCCTTATACCTATATCTTTCAGCCTCACTGCAGAGATTCTCACCCAGGAATACAAGAGGAAGGAGGGCAAGGaggtagaaggaaaagaataaaccTTTCTCAAGGACCTCCCACATGAGAGGCCTGAACAGCACTAGgcactttacaaaaataatttcatttgtttgCCAGCCCTCAAGGTTGGTGCTATCATTTACCCCATTTTAGAATCTAAGAACCTGAAATCGAAAGTGATTTATCAAAGATCCAAGATCAAATCTGAACTCGGGTAAAGAAAATCCAAAGGGGGCTGGAAGAGTTGGTCttgactgaggaaaaaaaaaaaaaaactaaacagctGTTTCTGACTTAAGGTCAAGCATTGTACCCATTCTCCAACTACATATCTCTGGCACCACGGGCCAGAAGcaaaaagatacaaagatgatGTGGATTAAATCTCCCTGGTACCTTAACATGATATCCAGGAAGAGAAATTAAACCTTTCCTTCAAGGACCTAGTTAGCTCCTGTCTCACACATACAAATGGAAAGACTGGGGCTTGAGCAAAAATCTTCTTGTTCTTAATTAAAAGGAACCTTTCCTCATTATTGAAGATGCCCTCATAATCTTTTCTTACCCCCATATTGTCACAGAATCCAATCTCCCAAGTCCCAAATGACAGAAATGACATGACAATAATAATACTTCCATGTAGCACCTCAAGAGTCACAAAATAATCTAGGTATTTTGATCCTCTAAGAAGCCAACATTTCTAGAAGTAACGCTTACCTTCTGCTCTCTCTCTGGCCTTCTGCTCTCTCTGGCCTTCTCCTTCCTCTGGAGCTCCAGGTCAGTTTCTAAGAAGACATATTCTGACCTGGTTTTTATCCAAGGTCTTAAGTAGCTCCACCCTACTCAGTTAACACTGTCTTAATTAGGTGTTAACACTCTCAAAAGAATAGATtgccttttttcatctttcttgattACATCTGTAATGCTGTAGGTAGTAGCCCTTGACTCTGGCAAACTGGGAAAGTCCCATTAGGCCATTTCCTTTGAGATTTTGAGAcaataaaacatatttcataCAAGAATGGTACTTGGCACTGAGAATACTGGAGAGAAAAACATAGTGTCTGCCCTCGGGGAGCTTATATTCCCCTGGAGCTATATAACATGaacacctttgttgttgttgttgacacTTCTAGCCTAAAAATTCCCAGACTTGAAAGCCCTTTCCTTGCCACCTCTATACTAAGTAATTCCTCTATCTGTATGGATCTCAGTTTTAAAGTCCCTGAAAACACAGACTAGTTCACATTGTTCCCCCttgcacttagcatagtgcttaccAGTCAgcaagcacttagtaaatgttagtGAATCATTCAATAAAGGGGTCTCAGGTAGGAATTCACACCTGAAATGGAAGTTGAAGAAAGCTGTTCCTCCGTCATTTTTGAAGAACAACTGTATTGCTCTCCCTCAAAGTCTCTCTTAGTCCGTAGATATCCCCAAGGAATACATAAACAGTTAAGTAGTGCAATGGATAAGGTACTGCACCTAggtaaccttttttattttatgactttatttgttatttatattttaattattttattttttagttattcaaatctggcctcagatactttattttcccccataTTTTTAATCACAtgttaaaacaaattttgaacttcaattaaaaaaaaattttttttgcgtcccttcctgcctcccttccttccccttccctccccttccaaaAGTCAGTAATTTgatatatgttatgtatgtacaatcatgtaaaacatatttccattaatcttattgtgaaagaaaatgcaaaaatgatctggaaaagaaaatagcaaacttttcagtatctttatcaagaaaacctcagatgggctcatgaagagtcagacttaaatgaaatgactcaaaaacaacAGCCCCATGATATCATAGAGTATCTCTTCGAAATCCCTAGCTCCTTGCCTGATGAAAGTGATATGACAATGATAACACTTTCCTATAATATTTTgaagagttcaatgatctgcatccaagttacaatcaaaccttggttttttttttatgagtttaAGACTATTGCCACTAGAAAGGGCTTGTCAGGGAGTGAACTGCTCAGTTGTTTTACTCTGATATTCCAAGTcagggcttcttaagctttttccattCCAGATCTCTTttttaccagagaaattttttCTCCACCTGATCTCAAATCTGGGCGGAGGTGCTTCTGGAAGTATTTAGTGAagcatatataatattccattctcATAGaaccccctcttttcttttttttttcttttttcttccttcccttcctcaatGGTATTTTAACTTtgcaaatataaagagaattttcaatattcacctttataAGATTTCATCTCcctattcctttccttcctccctccccaagaaagaaatcaggttaaacatgtgtgatcatcttaaacatatttccatatttgccatgttgtgcaagaaaaatcagaccaaaagggaaaaagcaaaagcaaacaaagaaacaaaaaaggtgaaaatatagtGGTCTGATCCACATTCGGCCTCGCTGGATGCCCCGAAACACCTTCAACGCctagtttattggaattgtcctaAATCACTGCACTGCTGAGAAAAGATAACCCCTCACAGCCCACCATCACACCATTCTGCTGATTCTGCACTATAATGTTCTCTTGAGAACTCCAActtttcaaagaaaggaaagaaatgtatcCATTTCCTTTTCATAAAGTGACACTAGATTGTAGATGAATTTACAAACAAAGGGTTTCACTTTCTTGAGTGAATCCAGAAGGGGAGCCAGTCCTGCCAGTCTGTCAAGAGTTAAGGTTTACTCCTGGAATGGATAGTTCCAACATATAAATAATGCTGGATTTGGCCAGAATTCAcccagaaaggcctgaaaagcactaagcacttttcaaaaataatctcatttgtttctcagtCCTCGAGGTTAGTGTgaatatttcccccattttagaATGCAAGAACCtgaaatcaaaagtgatttaccaagatctaagatcaaatttgaactcaggtgaaGAAAACTCCAAGGGGGACAGGAAGGGTTGGTCTTGACtgagggcggggggggggggggggggagaacactGAACAGCTGTTTCTGACTTTAGGTTAAACAGTGTACCCATTCTCCACCTAGATATGTCTGGCCCCAGGGGCCAGAAGCAACAAGATACAAAGGGATGATGTGGATTAAATCTCCCTGGTACCTTAACATGATGTCCCGGAAGAGAAATGCGATCTTCAAGCTTCAGCTTGAAGAATGGACAGCCCACAATGATGAGGATTGAGAGAAGTTATCTTTGGAAGGAACTTTCCCCCAAACTGTTTGCGGATGAAGGAGATTTTTCCAGGGTGCGAGTCTCAGGGTAGAAATCCTGTAGGGATCCTTCTTCTCGATAATGCTCAGTTCGTTCCCTTTGTTTCGGTAGTTTTGtttcattccctccctccagCTCTACTACTTAACGAtgcttagtttttctttcttgttgtaTTTTCCTTCGAATTTCAATTTCACCATGGACTCCAAGGCCATTTAACCAATAAAGTCGTAAGAGGAACAAGAATCAAGAACTTTTCGACCTGGGGGGATTAGCTCAAATAGTAGAGCGCTCCATTAGCGTAGAGAGGTAACGGGATCCATGCCCGCATCCTCCACGCCAGTTTTTTCCTCTGGCCTGCAGGCTATGCATAGCTTAAATGGGAATATCTCTAAATGCGTCTGGGAAAAAGGAAGTCAGGTCTTCATATCACCTTCACTACCTGAAGTTCACAGATTGGCCTCTGGCTGTTAATGAGACCAAGCCAGTGTCAGATAAAGATGTGCATTATTCACCTTATAAGTGTCTTGGATATAATTCAGCAAGACAAGGTCAAAGGACACTAAGACTGTGCAGCTAATTCGCGGCTTGGAAACTTTTTCTAGGTGTAGAGCGATCTGGACGCCAGATACAGTCAGAGAAATCCGTCTTCTTCCATCATCCTCCGCTTGTACTGTGCAATGATCGTGGAAGGGCCTCGGGCCGCCGGCTACACAGCGCTTCTCTCCACTTAGAAAAGCACAAGTTCTCTCCTCAGCAAAATAGCTCCAGTACGAAATAGTGGAAACGCTGACCACGACCGAATGCGAGTCTTTCCCGCTACTCAGAGTTGGGTGTTCCTTCAAGGGAGGGAGGAGATTTCACGTCGGGGACTCACAAAAGCGCCTTGTCCTCTGGCCCAGAACAGGCCTCCCTCTCAGAAGGAGGGTTTCAGAAAAGGACTTCTCAGTCCTCCAGTGTGAGAGCCCCAGGGGAGAGAAGGGGCATGGTGGGAATGGGGTGAAAGTGGAAACCTTTGCTGAGTGCAGTGAGAAAGGAAGTTCAGCTgtgggagccactggagtttcgCTCATAGCTGTCCTTCTAGGGAGTAAGAAGGGAAGGCTCAGGCAGAGGAGATAGAGAGGCTGAGATCACACTGAAACTGAAGAGTAAGATAATAGGTCTAATCTATAAGGAAAAGAGAGCACAACGAggaatattcatttattatttttattattattcaaggCACATATTTTAGAgacaattcaacaagcatttaacgAGAATCCTCCATTGGCAAGGCTGGGGATATATTAATAATGAAGACCTTGCCTTGGATGTGATGGGGAAATCAAACAGATAAAAGTACTCCCAGAGGACTTGGGGAGGAATAGGATAATTTCCCCTCCTGTCTTCCAGGAAGGGAAAAACAGGACTACTGGAACCTGAGCTAAGCTTTCTGACAAAAACTGTAGGAGTCTGAAAGCAGAGGTGTATATGGACATTTGTAAGAAGGCCCTAAGAAGGCTCTTCCCACATATCTTCAACAGGGAGTTACATTTGGAGAAAGGTGAGTGGGAAGGGAGAGGCTTCTCACATAAACTATCTCTttgttgttatgggccagaacttgaaacaaggtgctaagtcaccagaattgatagagacaatgcttatgtacttagttcacaccgttagagttcacacctttaagagagttcacacattagagttcacacctttagaaagcatatataagctaggagcctcaactaggattgactttgggagattcacaagtcagaagcccacaagcccactttCGGAggagattcattccaacttccaccatTGTGCTGGCTGCaggctttggattcagaaggagctagagacagaagctggaagagacaaaggactagctgTAAGCGCTCTaggaactaaggagagagataggcctctaagaaagctaactgggctattttgaaggaaacaataaagaatcTGAACTTTTAggtcctggctgcatttggggttatTACTCTGAATTGAAAGGAAGAATGCCTCCAGAAGtaccccaagaaacttgctcaccagagaacattatattttagagaaaagaatatcGCACTTTGTGGGGAAGAGTGCCCCAAGTCTTTGTTCTTCACCCCCTGCCTTCCCCTAAGACTGTCCAGAGAGGACTGGGAGGTAGTCTGAAAAAGGCTATCAAAGATTCTGTTCTCCATGTGTAGGTTGCTTCAATTGTTTGTCCTCTTAGCAGAAGATCCTAGACTCATCATTGCAGGACAAAGTTTGCTTTTCTTGTTCCATCTCTTCTTCTATTATAGGATCCTATGATACTAACCCGCAAACTTGAGTGCCCTCTCTATTCAGTGGCTATAGATCAATCCTCCTGATCCCAGATTATATGTAAATTGATTGGAAGAATTGATTGAAATGGGGTAGGGGagattcataattttatttttgattgttcTGGGAATTAAGAATGACAGATCATACATTAACTAGCAGGAGCTAGTGAGATGCATTGTTCaattggcttttttttaatcactttataCTCAATACAATCCCATTTCCATATTGCTTCAATAATTCCTTGATAATAGGATATGGGAGACAAGGTGAGGAAGGACACCACATCAACACATTCTGAAGTTACATTTTGTATTCTGCAGAAACCAGGGCCTGAAATTCTATACCTAAAGAAGTAAGCTTTTGAGGGGAAGGGCTATTTTTAACTCTTCTTTGTCTCCCTGTTCTTTAGCACAGTATCCAACACATCAGAAACCCTAACTAAATACTTGTTAACTTggggaggaacagaaagaaatagtGACCCTGCTACTTACCTCCTGTTTAATCTTGAACAAGATCCTTTcattctctgggcctcagattccttatccatgaaatgaaataatctccCATTTTAAATCTCAAATTGATAGGTTACTTATAATCCTATTGATCACAGATTAactataaaatattctatattacATGGTACATACTTGAAGGGAGAGGCAAAACAAAGTACTGTATGAAGTCTCAGCAAATTGGAGGGAACAAGGCtggcttcctggagaaggtggCAAATTTAGAGTTGTGTTGTAAAGGTCAGAGAGAAATCCAACTAGCCAATAGTGAAAAAagccaattttaaaaatacacataagGGAACAGCAGGAAAGTCAAACATAGAAAAACAGACAGTTATAAAgt of the Sarcophilus harrisii chromosome 1, mSarHar1.11, whole genome shotgun sequence genome contains:
- the LOC105748984 gene encoding E3 ubiquitin-protein ligase TRIM39-like; amino-acid sequence: MTEEQLSSTSISEQITLDPKTAHPGIILSADRKTMRGNDAWKKLYCDVEQSDQSSPVLATQSFKSGRHYWEVTVGNSSAWDVGLCENSVKRKGIVAPCCSTGYWLLSLRQSYYLICTIPRTRIPLTGKLYKVGIFLDYDMGDIVFYDVDRRCHIYTFTSSFLEPLIPIFSIGLNSKNENILSIDPISDEDEETLEDEYDICLETSFREEPSL